The following proteins are encoded in a genomic region of Glycine soja cultivar W05 chromosome 17, ASM419377v2, whole genome shotgun sequence:
- the LOC114393440 gene encoding 60S ribosomal protein L27a-3-like has product MTTRFKKNRKKRGHVSAGHGRIGKHRKHPGGRGNAGGMHHHRILFDKYHPGFFGKVGMRYFHKLRNKFYNPIINIDKLWSLLPQEAKDKATADKAPLLDVTQFGYFKVLGKGVLPQNQPLVVKAKLISKIAEKKIKEAGGAVVLTA; this is encoded by the coding sequence ATGACGACCAGGTTCAAGAAGAACAGGAAGAAGAGAGGTCACGTCAGCGCCGGACACGGCCGTATCGGAAAGCACCGCAAGCATCCCGGAGGTCGCGGTAACGCCGGTGGCATGCATCACCACCGTATCCTCTTCGACAAGTACCATCCTGGTTTCTTCGGGAAGGTAGGCATGCGCTACTTCCACAAACTTCGCAACAAATTCTACAATCCGATCATCAACATCGACAAGCTGTGGTCCCTCCTCCCCCAGGAGGCCAAAGACAAGGCCACCGCCGACAAGGCACCCTTGCTCGATGTCACCCAGTTCGGTTACTTTAAGGTTTTGGGTAAAGGGGTTTTGCCTCAGAACCAGCCTCTTGTCGTCAAGGCCAAGCTTATTTCCAAGATCGCTGAGAAGAAGATCAAGGAGGCCGGTGGAGCCGTCGTTCTCACCGCTTGA